The sequence CTGCGGACGTATACTCCGCGTTTCACGAGCTGCTTATTAACGACTTTTGCGCTTGTCCGATCTTTCGCAGAAGTTAccataaaagcagaaaaaaatctgaaaccTTTTTATGTGGTAGATtagtggaactgcctcccagcagcagtggtagatgctaatacagtgagggtatttaaacataagaaatgtataaagtatattgAATCTGAAACTGAGCTACACTTCTGTTCAAAGATTTGGGGTCCCTTTGctgtttttatgaaaaataaggAACTTTCTCGTTGTAACATGATTGcgaaagggttttctaaccatcaataatccttttaaacttaaacttggatcagtgaaccCAACGTGCCACAGgactgatgggagtgataaagggctgttggaacacaggagtgatgggagtgataatgacttttctaagtgaccccaaacttttgaacagtttaTTACCTGTGTATTATTACCAGAGATCTGGAAACCATCAATTAGCTGCAGCTTtccatagaataataataaaaagacaagcgtctcaaataataaatataaaagctgGTACTTTTCAGCTTAATTTCAgcataatttgtatttattaatagtGTTAAATTTAATCCTTGTAAGAATGTTGTAACAAAAAGATACGTTTCTGTAATAGTGACGGTTTAGTTTAGTTTTATTGTAAGGAGATTAAAAGCTCTTTCTGTTTCAACAACACAGGACAGATCCAGCTGCTTTTGATACCCGTATGGAGAAAAAGAATGAAGTCAAGAAACAACCTCTTGGTTATTCCAAGCAAGCCGAGTTTGCCCGGGCGGTGGAGGAAAAGGTAACCTGTTCACTAATAATGTATGTTCAAccttatatataatgtatatcacatTTACACAGTCTAGGGTTATGTAATTTTCATTACCAGTCCGTCACAGCTTCGGTATGGAAGATGAGATCGGCTTTGGCCAAAACTATTACTAAAACTTCACGTTCATGTATTGTAGTAAATTTAACTCGGCAATTGGTCACTTTACCGATTATATATTAATTCAGAATTTTGATTGCGCAATATGAGGTGTTTGTGGAAACAGGGGCCACTAGAGGGCAGTAGAGATCAGCAGACAACTCGCATGGCTGGAGAGACATTGTTAGTTGTCACTTACGAGAGAAATGTATTTTGGGGTTTCTGAGATAGCCAGCCTAGTACCCCAGGATAACTTTCTAGACAAGAACAGAGCCCCCCTTCCCATTTTAAGTACCTAGCTATATATATGCACTACCATTCAACAGTTTTCCTTGTGTTTGAAAGAAAGCAAagtttgtccattaaaaaaacacgaaatggatcagaaatccagcaaacttttaatggaatatcttcataattgcacagaggccctttaccactcccatcaatcatttaccactcccatcactcctgtgttccagccAATGGCACGTGGTGTCGGTTAATTCAAATTTAaaagctaattgatcattaaaaaaaacctttatgtccatgttttccatgaaaatcgCTAGATGACCCCAAACTTGTGAATGGCAGCGTAACTATAATCGACTGCGCTTACAGGCTACAAAACCCCAATGTAAAGCTTCATCTGTTACAAATTGGTCATTTTGAGtatcttttgttgtttttgttttaaaggtagGAACAGATTCCGCCAAAGGAGGATTTACAAGGAACAAGGTGAGTTCAGCATAACAGCGGGGCAATGCTGGGATATCTCCCTCACAAAGGGGGTTTTGGGATCTTTCTAGCAATGAGATATCCAGGTGTTTTCTGTAAGGCCGATATAACCAACCTCCAaatttacattgttttcaataaaaatgtaatgactTCTATGGCAACTGGTGATACTTCCATATCATATGTCCTGGCGGATTAGTGCAATTTTGTCCATTTAGTCCGAcccttttttctgcttttgtcTGCCTCCTTTAAAACCTGAAACTTCGTCCGACTTTTCTGTTCGAGATAGCCTTGTTCCGGtgttgcttaaccccttcatgtgcATAGTACATCATGGCAGTTTCCATTAATGTATATATGGGGATGAGTTCTGGACTGGATAATGAACTAATTTCCGTCATATTTTTAGACCCTGAGTTCAATCTTGAATGTCGAGCTGGTAAAAGACAAGAgcacagaagaaataaaacaggtAAGTGCGAGGTGCAGCGTGCCACGACGAGGACGTTAGATATGTAATTGTATCAATCCAAGAGGTTTCTAGAAGAACAGTGCTGGTGCCTTACTACAATTAAATGCACATAGTGGAACTTCCACTTTAACCAGTTCCTTTGATGCAAGATCCTAATGTACCAAAGTAAAACGAGAATGCTGTAGTCGATAAACCTGTTTTCCTTAGCTGCTTACAcaggtaagtatgtgtgtataatatatatctctctctatatatatctatatctatatatatatatataacactcgGAAAGGGGTCTTCTCAGTGCTGCTCACAGGCTTGCACAAATACAGCTGTCTTATGGTTGGGGCTGGTCCAGTATGTTCAGTGCAGTCGTTTTGAGGCCAGAACCCAAGAATTATCATCAGGCGGTTGCATGCAGACCACTTTGGCCCATTGAGAAAAGATCACGCTGTTTGTGTTGTTTTAATCAAATACCGGGATCAGACGTCTCCGCCACTGGCATTTGGAAACGGAGGCGTTCCAGCGGATGCTGGTTTCTCAATGTATTCTATTTATTATCAGATATTTAAATAGAGGAAACATATTGAGGAAAGGCTGCCGTTTGCGTGATGTTTGTGTATGTCGCTCCACAGATACCAGAGCGAGTAGAATCTGTTGTTGTTGGCATCTCAGAGAGAACTCCATCTGCATCTATAAACAATCGCACGTTCCCATCAAAATAACGATACGTTTCTACTCTTTTCTAAATTTCTAATCCCGAGTCGATAGATTTcaatgaaagaacaaaaaatatacctttttagtatatgcatacatttttatggtttttaagGATTAAGAGGTAAGTTGAGGTATGCGCAGCCTAATTTATGTACTGATCTCGGTGTGAAATTCATAGTGGATCGTGTTTGAAAGAGAACTCTTACAGTtaattattactagtatcacgTTAAAGAGCAgctttcaactttttttttcgtttttttcttaatgttttcagacagctatgcattagccatttgtattgTTCCAGCTCTTGGCTCATATTGCCCATggtgaacaatagaatggctctgtcTTAATCTTCCACTGACGTAGACTAGGAGACAAGGAGAGTCTATGGAGAAACAGACTtcgttgccataaagaatcagctcagtgttgtACTTGAGGCAGGACGAGCCGCCCgcaatatcacatgactgacaataaTGGCGACCTCCACGTCTGTAGATAATGgatgtttattggaacaaaatgaaataaacccaGGTTTCCGGGGTGCCAgactacattactgtatacagcagcgTAATTCGATGCTCCCTTTAATAAACATTAGCTATAGCGCATTATAAGTTTGCCTACACCTTAGTAAATAAAGCCAAATACTTGCCAGTTTAAGATGGTTCCAACTCCCTCTTGTGTATAAAATCCACTACTTTACTCATACCCCAATGTGATTGTATATATATGAGATTTATCCATTGTGATGTTTGGTTTGAAAGAAAAACTCTTGTTCTGTATCGTGACAAATCCATTTCACACCAAAAAGCAGATTGGAGACCCATGTGTTTCTCTTCACAGATTTGGAAGCAGTACTTTTCCACAAGAGACACCGTGTACGCTGTCATACCTGTAAGTATAGCACCGGATCACACACCGAAACTCCATAGGTCCATGTTGGAGAGCATTTACTATATTTGATCTTTACACTACACTTGCCAAATAGCAAACACATAACTTATctttgctttaaccccttaatgacaaagcctgtacatgtgtgggctcaaaatgcattgttttcaatgggtttagggaccgcccattgtccttaaggggttaaaaaatgctATACAGTTTAGTTTACCCATTGAAGCGCCAAATGCCTTATTGTACTGTTCACAACCTCACAATGCACTGTTTGATTTAAAATCCTGTGCAAATTATAAACCCACTCACCATTCGATACATTTGCTAGCCGCATGCCTAGCCtgttgtatagatcaaatgtatATTTGGACTGTCCTTCCTGTGTTTGTATGGTCCACATTGGTCCATATATACCGCTGATTCAAATGATTAAGCTAAAAGTTTAGGTTGATTGACATGACAACTTCATCAGAAAGAAATTTCCGCAACTCGATGACATCACCATTGCATCACAGTCTGaaacataatttaatagaaATTGCAAATAAACGGATCACATATTGAATCCATGGGATCGACACCAATCATGGATTTTGGGGTTAGATTAATGAATTTTTTTGGATAATTTGAAATTTTTCaagttttttgtgtatttttttattacctgaagtcattttttaatattcctgaaAAGGGTAGCGACGCCTGGACCTTTTCACGTGACATTAAAGCTCTTGTGCTGTGTGAACCCGTTGAGCAGAACAGTCTGTTcctgtatttttcttcttcttgtttcAGTTCATAACCCTTCTTTCCTCTGCTCCGCTCCGCAGGGAGAATCCTTTGAGGTCATATGGCAGCGAGCCCAGGCCTGCCCTGCGGTAAGTTCGAAGActtcttctttattttgccACAGTTGCTTAAGTCCGCATTGTCGATACTCAGCTGCTCAGAGCTCCGGGAACAACTGATGATCCAGCAGAACGCAGATGTTCGCATATTTATATGTCCAGCAAGAAGCTTGGAGAATAATAGCTGGTTCTCCATTATTCGCACAGCATGAGCGGCATACAAGTCTGCCCTGCTAGCAGCGGGTCAGCGAGCAATGTTTTAATGACCTCTGGATGTCTTTGATTATTACCCAATTTTCCCTTTCAAAGGGTTTGAAGCTTTTTCTATGCCTTGCAGGACAGCAGTGACctggagttttttttccagcattaTTTACTTGCCTGTTTTTGTGCCGTAAATCTATTTCTATGTTAGACTAGAACGTAATTGGGGATTTTATGGTTAAATGTAGATCTCATGGACGGGTAATTACATCAAAAGAAGCCCGGTTGGTCACACATGAGGGTCTGCCCAATTTCTCGTCCGTGAGAAGTTCTCAAAGTTCAGTAAAGCCAACCTCAAAGTTCTAGGTGCTTCCTTTGTCTCCCTCTTTTAATTTCAGCTGTCTCCATAATTCTTcttatttcattaaatgttCCCTCTGTCCTCTCGTTAAGTACCCCATACCTCGAGATTGCCACTGGTTACCTCCTCGCCATGTCGTTTGGCCCTGGAAGGACATTACTGCTTTGGGCAACGTTCCAAGCGGTGTTCCAGGGAGATGGGAACCGGTTGGAGGACTCTTGAGGGAATAGGATTTGATGAAATGGAAGTCATCTGTATGGCATGTTACTATACAGGCACCTTATAACCAATCAGATGTGCGGAATATGAAAAGTAACATTGGACGGGGCAACCCGTCTCTCCGAAGAATGGAGGACATTTGTGGCTTATATCTCTAAACAAAACTGTTAACTGTGCTGCCCTGCTTTCCAGAATGAGTTTATTTAGCCAAGGCAGGCGATATATTGGCATCTGTTTACTTTTCACACTTGTCTACGTTTTTTACATTCTTTGCAGTTCTTGTATGCATTGCCGAGGGAGCATGGTTATGAATTCTTTGTGGGTCAGTGGTCTGGAACAGAACTACATTTCACTTCGCTTATTAATATTCAGGTAGGTTGACTTGGTCCCGCCACGGTCGGAAAGTCCCGTACTGTGAATCTCTGTTTGTAAGTCTGATTCTAGCACAGCTAATGATGGTGTAATAATGTTTGCAGTTTAATTTATGGTCAGATAAGGGTTATGTTCAGAGCTCCAAATAGTTTGGTGCATAAGGAGGAAGGAGTCACATAGTGTCGGtggagagaaagaagaagaagtatgGAAGTTGGGATAAGGGCAGCAGACATTCTTCTTGGCGGGGTCTCCAAAGATAGTTGTTGTGTAAATGGTGAGGATTGCTTAACGGAAACAGCATTTGCTGGCTGGTAAGAGTCATTTGGTCAATCTAATCCCATTTTCAACTACTGTAATATCTCAATCCTGACTTGGAGTCGGTCCCATGCATGTATAATCCAACTGTACGGGAAATGAGAAGAACGTTGGACTGATTTACCGACAGCCGTGGAACTGCTGGGGATACGTGAGCGGCGGGATGTTATATAATAGGATATATAGAGTGCTCGGCTTTCATTAATCTCTAGGTGCAGAAACTAccaacaccccccccaccccagaaAAAAGTGCCACCCAAAATGGATTGAGTAGAACCTAGAATCAAAGGATCATTTATCTATTTAATCACTGACAAGGTCACTAAAATATTGGGGGTGTTAGCGGGTGTATGAAATCCACCCTGCGTTTTATTAGGTCGAAAGCACCCAACCATTTTGGACCTTAGGTAACCTTCTGCTTGGCGTATTCTGCTACTTATTCGGAACTAATTGAATAATTACTGCATTTAAGCAGCTGTTGTAGTCTTCTGTTACGGAGTAAAGtctacatttaatttttttcttgctaCAATATTTCCCATCATGCACCTGACCTCCTCTTGAGGATTGGCAGTACGGTTTGTAAGATTTGAAGTCTTCTTTGCTTGCATCTAATAGAGACGCCAAAAAACAATCAGAGCCCCGTCTAAAACAAACTTAGACGTGTAGCCTGGACGGGATCCGCTGGAACAAATCCGATTAACCGGGAATACCGGGCGGATTCTTATTATATGTGAAGCGAAACGTTGGCATGAAATTCAGCAGCCGGCTATGGCTTATCTCTTGGTCCAGGTACAAAAATGCAGGCGACGGATCATGTTTAGGGAATGGCAGGAATGTGAGATCGCTGAATTCCTGTAAAACGAGAGATTGTGCTGCATGAAAAATAGCGCTTTCTGTACATAGACAGAAACAGATAATAAGAAGCATATATAATATGGATTTATGTGTCGAACATTGCAAACCGGTGTGAAAATGCTGGACACTTCTATGGGTATGCTTCATTGGGACTGCGATGGTAGGGTAGTAGATAAGGAGggcagcctcccatcagatgtGGTAAAGGCTAACACAGTGGGTGGGATAGGCAAATGGAAAAACAAGCAGGAAAaacaagcagactagatgggctgaatggctcTTTTCTGACATgatattctgtttcttttttacctAAAATTGGTCACTTTGGGTGTCAAGGAATTTTGTTTCACTTAAACTCGACGGATCCGTTAAACCTTCTGGAAGAATCCGTTGCCTCGGCTGAGCTGTTCAGCCTGATTTTTAAGTAATTAAAATTTAGGGTTTAAAATACAGACCCTGTGGCGGGAGATTGAAATGAGAAGCTTCAAGCGATGTGTCGTATGCCTGATTTATTCGCGCCGTTTAACAGCGGCTCCCCCTTACTTTCCACAGACGGCCGGCGACTCTGCCCCCAGCCAGCTGATCCTATATCATTACACTGACTTCCAGAAGCAAAACGGAATTGTTCTGATGACGTCAGAAATTGACTCCAAATTCTTGGTAATTTTTATACGTTATTCTATTTTGTCTTTTCGCACATTATGTAGGTTGTTTGTTGATAGGAAACTTTAGACTCCGTCGTGGACTTTTAtgtacatattacattttataagacaaaatatcaGGTCCTAATCCTTATTTACGTGCATAGAATAAAAAGTTATGTTACCTCCACCGACTAATCAGAAGTCAGCAGACATGCAAGAGGTGTTCAGACCGAGCAAAGtccatgtataaatatatatatatataaataataacacatagcAGCAATTTTAGTAACATTGAGGCAATATGTAACAATGGCATATagtaaatactgtatttagCAGTCACTTTCCCCCCAGTCTCTCAATGCCTGTAATATAGAATAATAACATGTCGACGCTCAGCGGTTTGGAACCATTTCCTTCTTTGAATCTTTAGTGCTCCAGCAGCTAATAGCCGCGACTTAGACAAACGTGGCGGAATGGCGAGAGAAGAGATCCACAATCCTTCCCGCCTTGATAATAGCGCTCTGAGTGATGTCAGAACCGGTCGGGATCGGACCCCTACATATCGGCTTTTAACATGGATACAaatctagttttattttttatacgcTGAAGGAATGTGAATTGCTTCTGTCACTGTCATCAGCTGCCAGAGCACTAAGGTCCAATAACGGGAATGGTTTGAAACTGCGGGGCAGACGTCCTATTGCCCTATATTACAGGCATCGAGAGACTCGGAGGAAAGTGACTGCTAAGTATTTGCTGCATGCTTTACTTACATATAGCCTCAAGGGTACTAAAACTGCTACTGCGAGATTGGCTAACATTATATTCACAACTTTAAATCGGACTTTGCTGGGTCTCTGTGCATTTGTTGCGTATTACCTTTACAGACCAAGTTCAGGTTATGATATATTTAAGCAAATGCCCACAGAAGAACAGCAGTCCCACGGTGGCTTTTTCATACGTCAAGTAATTAAGTGAACACTTTCATGAGGAAGGTAATAACTTTGCGTTTAAATGTCTCCTGTATTATTAAATTCCACATTTAAACGACGTTCTAAATAAACCAGTTATGTTAGATTTGAACCCAAACCTCGATCTAGTTGACAACATTGTTTTCAAACAGGACTTAGATAAATAATAGGGAAGAAAGAATATTTTTGTGTCTGTCGCTTTATTTACTGCTTTGCTTCTTGAACGTTTAAAGTCTTTGTAGAATGGTTTGTCTTGGTTTAGCTTTGAATCAAAGCATGGATCTTCTCCTTGCAGAATGTCCAAGAGGCGCAGTGCTTGGCCAACCAAGTGCAGTTATTCTATGCCACCGATCGACCGGAAGCCTTTGGACTGGTGGAGACGTTCAACCGCAACCCCAGCGAGTTCAAATACATGTCGGTGGTTTCCTCCCTAGAAGAGAACGGACTGGGAAAAAGCACAAAGAGTATACGGGAAGAGAAGTAAAAATGATCGCCCGTGAAGATGCCTTGTGTTGACTGTCCTTGCTGCATGATTTATCACTGCATTGGTGGCGTCTGTAAACTAAACATTCAGACGGGAAAGTATGGAACGACATAGGAAGTTTGTAATAATGTTCTTTACAAACCGAATGCTTAAAACAGGTTATATAGCCCCGAAAGCCACCCCCCTGTCCTGCTTTTTAGGGTTTGAGATACAGCTGCTGTTGCACGGGGATGTGATGATTGAATTTCCTACGTGGCATCGGAAGGacaatatttcatgtttttgtttcttatttgaaTACCACAATTCCTACCAAAGCCTAAAACAGGACAGCGAGACGGCGTCCGTAAAGAACTTCGTCGCTATTTTCCATGAGTCACGTGGACAAACTATCAATTTTTATCTGCCCGTTTCATCCAGAGACTATAattgcatttaaacaatgctgccggtgtttaataaatacatagatcCGTTTATTGTGAGAAGAAATAAGTGTTTTTCTAAAACTGTGCTGAAATGAGTTCATTGCCTTGCCTGTTAagatattattatcattatttgcaCAAGTACCACGAATGTAAACTTACGTAGGTTCAAAAGGATATATCCGCAGCTATATTCCAACTGGCCTCTGTGTCATGCTGAATATATAGTTTGCATCCAGCACAATGCTTCTAGCCGTATCTCGGATTTGCAGAATACGTTATATAGTGGCTGGTTAGGCTTCGcttatttaaagaaaagcacataTACCAGTGAGGAGTAGTCTGGGTACAGAAGGGTTAAAGATTTTTGGATGTCTGTTACTGTAGTATAGCTTTAGAGTCTTCTGTGGCTTAATTTTAGTGAACTTtgtgcctattccatgcattctTTCTTAATTTCATCATTCTTCCACCTGTTTACTCGTACACTTTAATCCCTGTATTTATCTGCCTTCCATAGATCTTCTGTCTCATCAGCGTCAGTCTTTTCCCCCCCTGTCCTGTTTTGAGTCT is a genomic window of Spea bombifrons isolate aSpeBom1 chromosome 6, aSpeBom1.2.pri, whole genome shotgun sequence containing:
- the ATPAF1 gene encoding ATP synthase mitochondrial F1 complex assembly factor 1 produces the protein MWPAGERNMAAAVVQMSLGYRGLLAVRSRALGPLGLGIVSPQLRAFSVRKEPELEENPYYGKYRDKIQQLRRTDPAAFDTRMEKKNEVKKQPLGYSKQAEFARAVEEKVGTDSAKGGFTRNKTLSSILNVELVKDKSTEEIKQIWKQYFSTRDTVYAVIPGESFEVIWQRAQACPAFLYALPREHGYEFFVGQWSGTELHFTSLINIQTAGDSAPSQLILYHYTDFQKQNGIVLMTSEIDSKFLNVQEAQCLANQVQLFYATDRPEAFGLVETFNRNPSEFKYMSVVSSLEENGLGKSTKSIREEK